From a single Adhaeribacter swui genomic region:
- the msrA gene encoding peptide-methionine (S)-S-oxide reductase MsrA codes for MESEKQDNKQYQLATFAGGCFWCMVKPFDQWPGVIKVVSGYTGGHVENPTYEQVCSDLTGHYEAVQITFDPSLISYDEILTVFWQSIDPTDAGGQFGDRGSSYKTAIFYHSEEQKAAAEKSKEDLQQNGPFGGLPIVTPILPAKPFYPAENYHQDYYKKNPMHYQRYNVGSGRAGFLERHWKKA; via the coding sequence ATGGAAAGCGAGAAACAAGATAATAAACAATACCAATTAGCCACTTTTGCCGGGGGCTGCTTTTGGTGCATGGTAAAACCTTTCGACCAATGGCCGGGTGTGATAAAAGTGGTTTCGGGATATACGGGGGGGCACGTGGAAAACCCTACTTACGAACAAGTTTGCTCCGACTTAACCGGACATTACGAAGCCGTACAAATTACCTTCGACCCCAGCCTGATTTCGTACGACGAGATTCTTACGGTTTTCTGGCAATCCATTGATCCTACTGATGCGGGCGGTCAGTTCGGAGATCGGGGCTCGTCGTATAAAACCGCTATTTTTTACCACAGCGAAGAACAAAAAGCGGCCGCCGAAAAGTCGAAAGAAGATTTACAGCAAAACGGGCCTTTTGGGGGATTGCCTATTGTAACGCCTATTTTACCGGCTAAACCTTTTTACCCCGCCGAAAATTACCACCAGGACTACTACAAAAAGAACCCAATGCATTACCAGCGGTATAATGTTGGTTCAGGCCGCGCCGGTTTCCTGGAAAGACACTGGAAAAAAGCTTAA
- a CDS encoding glycoside hydrolase family 43 protein, producing MLKHYACYLVLMAGCLNYACQSKKPEQAAENNTEQTAAAPDSNQKFLNKPLITEIYTADPSAHVFNNKIYIYPSHDIESNVPQNDNGDHFAMRDYHILSMDSVGGKVTDHGVALDIKDIPWAGRQLWAPDAAFKDGTYFLYFPVKDKNDVFRIGVATSTSPTGPFKPDPKPIEGSFSIDPAVFKDTDGQHYMYFGGIWGGQLQKWENGKFNPNGSKTDSGKENEPAISPKVAKLSADMHSFAEPVKDVQIVDKEGKPLLTKDHDRRFFEASWMHKYNGKYYFSYSTGDTHYIAYATGDNPYGPFTYQGVILNPVLGWTNHQSIVPFRDKWYLFYHDTELSKGQTHLRNIKITELKHKPDGTIETITAYKE from the coding sequence ATGCTCAAACATTACGCCTGTTATCTAGTCCTAATGGCCGGTTGCTTAAATTATGCCTGTCAGAGCAAAAAGCCCGAACAAGCCGCCGAAAACAATACCGAACAAACAGCTGCTGCTCCGGATAGCAATCAGAAATTTTTAAATAAACCGCTTATCACCGAAATCTATACGGCTGATCCTTCGGCGCACGTATTTAATAACAAAATCTACATTTACCCCTCGCACGATATTGAGTCGAATGTGCCGCAAAACGATAACGGCGACCATTTTGCCATGCGCGATTACCATATTTTATCCATGGATAGCGTAGGTGGTAAGGTTACCGATCATGGCGTTGCTCTAGACATTAAAGATATTCCCTGGGCGGGCCGGCAATTGTGGGCTCCGGATGCGGCTTTTAAAGATGGTACTTACTTTCTGTATTTTCCGGTAAAAGATAAAAACGATGTTTTCCGGATTGGGGTAGCTACTTCTACTTCGCCTACTGGTCCGTTTAAACCTGACCCTAAACCCATTGAAGGCAGCTTTAGCATTGACCCCGCCGTTTTTAAAGATACCGATGGCCAGCATTACATGTATTTCGGCGGCATTTGGGGCGGTCAGTTGCAGAAATGGGAGAATGGTAAATTTAACCCGAACGGCTCCAAAACTGATTCTGGTAAAGAAAACGAACCGGCTATCAGCCCGAAAGTAGCAAAATTAAGCGCCGATATGCACAGCTTTGCCGAACCTGTGAAGGATGTACAGATTGTAGATAAAGAAGGCAAGCCGCTCCTAACCAAAGACCACGACCGGCGCTTTTTCGAAGCGTCGTGGATGCACAAATACAACGGCAAATACTACTTCTCCTACTCTACCGGCGACACGCACTACATTGCTTATGCTACCGGCGATAACCCTTACGGTCCGTTTACTTACCAAGGCGTTATTTTAAACCCGGTACTCGGCTGGACCAATCACCAATCCATTGTGCCTTTCCGGGATAAATGGTATTTATTCTACCACGATACCGAATTATCCAAAGGCCAAACGCATTTGCGCAACATTAAGATTACCGAGTTGAAGCATAAGCCGGATGGTACGATTGAAACTATTACGGCGTATAAAGAATAA
- a CDS encoding acyl-CoA thioesterase produces the protein MMENKNPAKFSHLLQVQPEDIDMMGHVNNVVYLRWVQEVATAHWNYAAPDNLKSRYLWVVLRHEIDYLRPAFLTDQIQGFTWVGAHQGAKFDRFVTLYRAGSDQLLAQAKTTWCLLDAATMRPKRIDPDILAIL, from the coding sequence ATGATGGAAAATAAAAATCCGGCCAAGTTCAGCCATCTGCTCCAGGTTCAGCCCGAAGACATTGATATGATGGGGCACGTTAACAACGTGGTTTACCTGCGCTGGGTGCAAGAAGTAGCCACGGCTCATTGGAACTACGCTGCGCCGGATAATTTAAAATCACGGTACTTGTGGGTGGTGTTGCGCCACGAAATCGATTACCTGCGGCCTGCTTTTTTAACCGACCAGATTCAAGGTTTTACCTGGGTGGGCGCGCACCAGGGTGCCAAGTTCGACCGCTTTGTGACCTTATACCGGGCTGGTTCCGATCAGTTGCTGGCTCAGGCAAAAACTACCTGGTGTTTGCTCGATGCCGCTACCATGCGCCCCAAACGCATTGATCCGGATATTTTGGCTATTCTGTAG
- a CDS encoding response regulator transcription factor translates to MKIIIADDHKIIRDGIRSLLRQEQDFEVIGEAANGQELIELLATDPADVIIMDINMPVMDGYKATAYVKEHYPETRVLALSMLDQEYYIRQILAAGALGCVVKNCSRDELVFAIKSVGAGNKFICSELAYKLLETPESILATEQTATASETLSKCELNVLRLIAEGYTNAEIAEKLFNSKRTIESHRQNLLAKTHSKNTAALIKYALVHNLIN, encoded by the coding sequence ATGAAAATTATAATTGCTGACGACCACAAGATAATACGGGACGGAATTAGATCCTTACTGCGCCAGGAACAGGATTTTGAAGTAATAGGCGAGGCTGCCAATGGCCAGGAGCTCATCGAGCTTTTAGCCACCGACCCGGCCGATGTTATTATTATGGATATTAATATGCCCGTGATGGACGGGTATAAAGCTACCGCTTATGTAAAAGAGCATTACCCCGAAACCCGGGTTTTAGCTTTATCGATGCTGGACCAGGAATATTACATCCGCCAGATTTTAGCGGCGGGGGCCTTAGGCTGCGTAGTTAAAAATTGCAGCCGCGACGAATTAGTTTTTGCGATAAAAAGCGTAGGTGCCGGTAATAAATTTATTTGTTCGGAATTGGCCTACAAACTCCTGGAAACTCCCGAAAGTATACTGGCTACGGAGCAAACAGCTACTGCCTCCGAAACCCTGAGCAAATGCGAATTAAACGTGCTCCGCCTCATTGCCGAAGGTTACACCAATGCCGAAATTGCGGAAAAACTATTTAACAGTAAACGTACCATTGAATCGCATCGACAAAACTTATTGGCTAAAACACATTCTAAAAATACTGCCGCTTTAATAAAATACGCCTTAGTACATAACTTAATAAATTAA